One Malus domestica chromosome 11, GDT2T_hap1 genomic region harbors:
- the LOC103449087 gene encoding probable indole-3-acetic acid-amido synthetase GH3.6, which produces MTDDELLTKLDDSTRSAALHQIDALRSILDQNGSVAYLQPYLSPQDTPPDAAAFRRSVPLSTYDDYAEFINQMADTPHIHRQQPLLSVDPLLCFFYSSGTSSPRPKLIPYFDSKLSKAASFIAHQGSSAILRRLFPPRPSVNKIMWFIYADNVTTTRGGFKVMAASTYPLQSGNANWSQLSFISSPPEVILGSNVEHQMYCHLLCGLRNCDSIDAIRAPYAIGLIKVFRLLESKWEQMCNDLEHGIPSLEIADVAMRDSVVDVLGGPQPDLAKRLRTVFEGKSWSGIVSKLWPNARYVKCVATGSMQQYYPKLKQYAGEIPLLGGDYFASECCVGINLDITQPPEKTKFVLLPTAAYFEFLPFDMNETNDAGTETVDVSGVEVGKMYQVVVTTYRGFYRYHLGDIVRVVGFYNLSPEVEFVMRAPKGPGEIITEKDLMCAMQGFQLMLENAMAMEITEFASFLDTELSPKQLKVFAEVGEGCMLFTQEKIEDSLVVLRRCCSSIEDGLGSIYKVQRDRGEAGPLLLYVVKSGSFNRLSQVAIRNGAPASQYKPPKIIRNSEIVRLLEESSLITIT; this is translated from the exons ATGACGGACGACGAGCTGCTAACCAAACTCGATGACTCCACCAGAAGCGCCGCGCTACACCAGATCGACGCCCTCCGCTCCATCCTCGACCAGAACGGCTCCGTCGCCTATCTCCAGCCTTACCTCTCTCCCCAGGATACGCCGCCGGACGCCGCCGCATTCCGTCGCTCCGTGCCGCTGTCTACCTACGACGACTACGCCGAATTCATCAATCAAATGGCCGACACTCCACATATTCATCGTCAACAGCCTCTCCTCTCAGTCGATCCACTGCTCTGCTTCTTCTACAG CTCCGGGACAAGCTCACCGAGGCCAAAGTTGATACCTTACTTCGATTCCAAACTCTCCAAAGCCGCCTCCTTTATAGCTCACCAGGGCAGTTCTGCAATTCTCAGAAG GCTGTTTCCTCCGAGGCCCTCAGTGAATAAGATAATGTGGTTTATATATGCCGATAATGTGACAACTACACGAGGTGGTTTTAAGGTTATGGCTGCTTCGACATACCCTTTGCAGAGTGGCAATGCAAATTGGTCTCAGCTTAGCTTTATTTCGAGTCCCCCGGAAGTCATTCTCGGGTCGAATGTTGAGCACCAGATGTATTGCCATCTCCTTTGTGGCCTCAGGAACTGTGATTCAATCGATGCAATTCGAGCCCCTTATGCAATAGGCTTGATCAAAGTGTTTCGCCTCCTTGAGTCCAAGTGGGAGCAGATGTGTAATGACCTTGAACACGGGATCCCGAGTTTGGAGATTGCTGATGTTGCAATGAGGGATTCTGTTGTTGATGTCCTTGGTGGGCCTCAACCGGACTTGGCAAAGAGACTTCGGACAGTTTTTGAGGGGAAGAGTTGGAGTGGGATTGTGAGCAAGTTGTGGCCAAATGCTCGTTATGTTAAGTGTGTTGCTACTGGAAGTATGCAGCAGTATTATCCAAAACTTAAGCAATATGCAGGAGAGATACCTCTGTTAGGTGGAGACTACTTCGCTTCGGAATGCTGTGTGGGTATCAACTTGGATATTACGCAACCCCCTGAGAAAACTAAATTTGTTTTGCTTCCAACTGCCGCCTATTTTGAGTTTCTTCCATTCGATATGAACGAGACTAATGATGCCGGTACAGAAACGGTCGATGTTTCTGGTGTTGAGGTGGGGAAGATGTATCAAGTGGTTGTTACTACTTACAGAGGATTTTACCGGTACCATTTGGGTGATATAGTGAGAGTTGTTGGTTTTTATAATTTGTCTCCAGAAGTTGAATTTGTGATGAGAGCACCCAAAGGCCCAGGTGAGATTATAACCGAGAAGGACTTGATGTGTGCAATGCAAGGTTTCCAGCTTATGCTTGAAAATGCAATGGCAATGGAGATTACTGAGTTTGCAAGTTTTTTAGATACTGAGTTGAGCCCAAAACAGTTGAAGGTATTTGCAgaagttggagagggatgcATGTTGTTTACACAGGAGAAGATAGAGGACTCGCTTGTAGTTCTTAGGAGGTGTTGTTCCTCCATCGAGGATGGTTTGGGAAGCATTTACAAGGTGCAGAGAGATAGAGGTGAAGCAGGCCCTTTGCTGTTATATGTTGTAAAGTCCGGTAGCTTTAACAGACTATCACAGGTAGCCATCCGGAATGGAGCACCAGCTAGTCAATATAAACCACCCAAGATCATAAGAAATAGTGAAATTGTTCGGTTGCTTGAAGAATCTTCTCTTATTACGATTACCTGA